A stretch of the Lolium perenne isolate Kyuss_39 chromosome 3, Kyuss_2.0, whole genome shotgun sequence genome encodes the following:
- the LOC127343726 gene encoding RHOMBOID-like protein 12, mitochondrial codes for MAMGRTLPQLRSLLAQQALRTATPKPRTLPIPHSRFLHSSSPPAAASRSPLSHFPWRSAGTLLPVSAAAVAAAARAAAKRWLAARAAGSLELFSMQRKGSSRCPPSSSTPPRRGLWARFVPSADGAVLMLMVANVAVYMLWQKADPGFMRDHFTISLENLRSGRLHTLLTSAFSHAEPRHLFSNMMFLFFFGSTISSSFGPAFLSKLYIAGALVGSTFYLVEKAFAGPGKQGHVEGDSSRTSGLGASAAVNAIFFLYTFLNPKGRVYLYFLVPVPAAALGVCWIALDLLRVREGERRASGFFHFGGTVVAALAWARLRKGWI; via the exons ATGGCGATGGGGAGGACGCTGCCGCAGCTCCGGTCTCTCCTCGCGCAGCAAGCCCTCCGCACCGCCACTCCTAAACCCAGAACCCTGCCCATCCCCCACAGCCGCTTCCTCCACAGCTCCTCCCCGCCGGCAGCCGCATCCCGCTCCCCGCTGTCCCACTTCCCGTGGCGCAGCGCCGGCACGCTCCTGCCGGTGAGCGCAGCGGCCGTTGCAGCGGCCGCCCGCGCCGCTGCCAAGCGGTGGCTGGCCGCGCGCGCCGCCGGGTCGCTCGAGCTCTTCTCGATGCAGCGAAAGGGATCCTCCCGATGCCCCCCTTCATCGTCCACACCCCCCCGCCGCGGTCTCTG GGCGCGCTTCGTTCCATCGGCGGACGGGGCGGTGCTGATGCTCATGGTGGCGAATGTGGCCGTGTACATGCTCTGGCAGAAGGCCGATCCGGGTTTCATGAGGGATCATTTTACG ATTTCGCTGGAGAATCTCCGCAGCGGGAGGTTGCACACGCTGCTCACCAGCGCCTTCAGCCACGCGGAGCCACGGCACCTCTTCAGCAATATGATGTTTCTCTTCTTCTTCGGTTCAACC ATTTCTAGCAGTTTTGGTCCTGCTTTTCTATCGAAGTTGTACATAGCAGGCGCGCTTGTTGGATCCACATTCTACTTGGTAGAAAAAGCTTTTGCAGGTCCAGGCAAACAG GGTCATGTAGAGGGGGACAGTTCAAGAACTTCTGGCCTT GGTGCAAGTGCCGCAGTTAATGCCATTTTCTTTCTTTACACATTTCTCAATCCAAAGGGACGAGTCTATCTGTACTTCCTCGTTCCTGTTCCAGCTGCCGCATTG GGGGTTTGTTGGATTGCTCTTGATTTGTTGAGGGTCcgagag
- the LOC127343727 gene encoding uncharacterized protein yields the protein MIKELIRIGSQFIGYREYANRAEEKLAEANKRANALAQKLEQSEAARKKAELVASEAKAEADEAKAKTARVEDLQKRLEDAETALNEHKAAQADREQGILKRLKSQSRRTQNQTNQEFDLENPDNDPLLDGLSYLELHGAEIREGVANASAGLSALFPYFFPKKEEPPTFLALAKSFNSSEDLGLKMRQENMKIAVESTVALVADSQQTVDWMKVGDTDQIEQSRWRSLIKAAKPSTKKILAYLGIKPASTPSSSRFLY from the exons atgatcaaagagcttattcgcatcggatcccaattcattgggtaccgtgagtatgccaacagagctgaag agaaacttgcagaggccaacaaacgtgccaacgcacttgctcaaaaactggagcaaagtgaagcggcccgcaagaaagccgaacttgttgctagcgaagccaaggcagaggctgatgaagccaaagcgaaGACTGCTCGtgtcgaggatctgcagaaaagacttgaggatgctgaaactgctttaaacgagcacaaagctgcacaggctgatcgtgagcaggggatcctcaagcgcctgaaatcacaaagtcgacgtactcaaa accaaacaaaccaagagtttgacctggaaaatcccgacaatgatcctctccttgacggactttcttatctggagcttcatggagccgaaattcgtgaaggcgtggcgaatgctagtgcgggactgtcggcgctgttcccctacttcttcccgaagaaagaggagcccccgactttccttgcccttgccaagagcttcaattcatcagaggaccttggactgaagatgcgtcaggaaaatatgaagattgctgtggaaagcactgttgccctggttgctgacagtcaacagactgttgattggatgaaagttggcgacaccgatcagatagagcaatcaagatggaggtcgctgattaaggcagccaagcccagcacaaagaaaatcttggcctatctcgggatcaaaccagcttcaactcctagctcatcaag gttcctttactga